One segment of Streptomyces sp. YIM 121038 DNA contains the following:
- a CDS encoding SGNH/GDSL hydrolase family protein, which translates to MRKQLVGGVVAGMLLLGACGDPGAEDGSGGAPAPDPPAASRTDGSGPPSQTNRQQAERDEEGDEERGKEGGASRAGPKSPGTSGGRASGPKPAPRVLYLGDSLAMENQDVLGSLLRDRLAARYTSAPYSGTTLCDYLEDTGEDSLVPDEDKAATLVRELRPDFVVLQFWGNSWGYTPCMGGVTYDKQRDTYFTRYAADARRLTGQIEEAARDVGAARPKVVWVSQGPDVMTPDRVRRVNELYRRQAAASGDLVSDAGRAVSPASARYRWVRELPCTADERAHPVYCTEPGGRTALHRGDDYLHFCLAPTTPKSRPCPVRSPGIRRIGQAVTDTVARAAKR; encoded by the coding sequence ATGCGGAAGCAGTTGGTCGGTGGTGTCGTCGCGGGGATGCTGCTGCTCGGGGCCTGCGGGGACCCGGGCGCGGAGGACGGCTCGGGCGGGGCGCCCGCGCCGGATCCGCCCGCGGCCTCGCGCACGGACGGATCGGGCCCGCCGTCGCAGACGAACCGGCAGCAGGCGGAGCGGGACGAAGAGGGGGACGAGGAGCGGGGCAAGGAGGGGGGCGCCTCCCGTGCGGGCCCCAAGTCGCCCGGTACGTCCGGCGGTCGGGCCTCCGGGCCCAAGCCCGCGCCCCGCGTCCTCTACCTCGGCGACTCCCTCGCCATGGAGAACCAGGACGTCCTCGGCTCCCTCCTGCGCGACCGGCTCGCCGCCCGCTACACCAGCGCCCCCTACTCCGGCACCACCCTCTGCGACTACCTGGAGGACACCGGCGAGGACTCCCTCGTACCGGACGAGGACAAGGCGGCCACGCTCGTGCGCGAGCTGCGGCCCGACTTCGTGGTGCTCCAGTTCTGGGGCAACTCCTGGGGCTACACGCCGTGCATGGGCGGCGTCACGTACGACAAGCAGCGGGACACGTACTTCACGCGGTACGCGGCCGACGCGCGGCGCCTGACCGGGCAGATCGAGGAGGCCGCCCGGGACGTGGGCGCGGCGCGGCCGAAGGTGGTGTGGGTGTCGCAGGGCCCGGACGTCATGACGCCCGACCGCGTGCGCCGCGTGAACGAGCTGTACCGGCGGCAGGCCGCCGCGTCCGGCGACCTGGTGTCGGACGCGGGCCGGGCGGTCAGCCCGGCGTCGGCCCGCTACCGGTGGGTGCGGGAGCTGCCCTGCACGGCGGACGAGCGCGCGCACCCGGTGTACTGCACGGAGCCCGGCGGCCGTACCGCGCTGCACCGGGGCGACGACTACCTGCACTTCTGTCTGGCTCCGACGACCCCGAAGTCCCGGCCCTGTCCGGTGCGTTCGCCGGGCATCCGCCGGATCGGGCAGGCGGTCACGGACACGGTGGCCCGCGCCGCGAAGCGCTGA
- a CDS encoding alpha/beta fold hydrolase, which translates to MNGTSATGRRLPRSLRRGAAAVVPVALAATALTAAGAPAGAAEQPRKPSYPVGGVADGVRNFLLSPNAVTGVNDWSCKPSAEHPNPVVLVHGTGVNLGANWVTMGPTLANEGHCVYAFNYGMGSPFDFGGRVGGLTGIARSAGTMSAFVDKVLASTGAKKVSVVGHSQGGMMPNYYIKRLGGAQKVDRLVALAPTNHGTTLSGLTELGRALGVMGLVNGAFDHLNLQGLKDQEEGSDFQKALFADGDTVPGVRYTVIATKNDRVSTPYSQGFLKGDNVRNIVVQDQCPKNPVGHVGLFTDGPTTQDVVNALGADKPDFKPACGDYGLPF; encoded by the coding sequence GTGAACGGAACCTCCGCAACCGGCCGCCGTCTGCCGCGCTCCCTGCGGCGCGGCGCCGCCGCCGTCGTGCCCGTGGCCCTCGCCGCCACCGCGCTCACCGCCGCCGGGGCCCCGGCGGGCGCCGCCGAGCAGCCGCGCAAGCCGTCGTACCCCGTCGGCGGGGTCGCCGACGGCGTCCGCAACTTCTTACTCAGCCCCAACGCCGTGACCGGTGTGAACGACTGGAGCTGCAAGCCCTCCGCCGAGCACCCCAACCCCGTCGTCCTCGTGCACGGCACCGGCGTCAACCTCGGCGCCAACTGGGTCACGATGGGCCCGACGCTCGCCAACGAGGGCCACTGCGTCTACGCCTTCAACTACGGCATGGGCAGCCCGTTCGACTTCGGCGGCCGCGTCGGCGGACTCACGGGCATCGCCCGGTCGGCCGGGACGATGAGCGCCTTCGTGGACAAGGTGCTCGCGTCGACCGGCGCGAAGAAGGTCAGCGTCGTCGGACACTCCCAGGGCGGCATGATGCCGAACTACTACATCAAGCGGCTCGGCGGTGCGCAGAAGGTCGACCGCCTCGTCGCGCTCGCCCCCACCAACCACGGCACCACCCTCAGCGGCCTGACCGAACTCGGCCGCGCGCTCGGCGTCATGGGCCTGGTCAACGGCGCGTTCGACCATCTGAACCTCCAGGGCCTCAAGGACCAGGAGGAGGGCTCGGACTTCCAGAAGGCCCTGTTCGCGGACGGCGACACCGTCCCGGGCGTGCGCTACACGGTCATCGCGACGAAGAACGACCGCGTCTCCACCCCGTACAGCCAGGGCTTCCTGAAGGGCGACAACGTCCGCAACATCGTCGTCCAGGACCAGTGTCCGAAGAACCCGGTCGGCCACGTCGGCCTGTTCACGGACGGGCCGACGACCCAGGACGTCGTCAACGCCCTGGGCGCCGACAAGCCCGACTTCAAGCCCGCCTGCGGGGACTACGGCCTGCCGTTCTGA
- a CDS encoding sigma-70 family RNA polymerase sigma factor, protein MSTDEAFAAAYREHYWAVSRFVARRLGAGETHEVEEVVAEVFSIAWRRRAELPENALPWLYGVARNCLANTVRGLGRYRRLLHRIGHHEATRHGQVVTGPDADAPGAWVHEALARLSPADQEALRLTTWEELGVDDLAVALGCGRSAAAMRLHRARRRLRAEIDRMRMNVTAGDGTHD, encoded by the coding sequence ATGAGCACGGACGAAGCCTTCGCGGCCGCCTACCGCGAGCACTACTGGGCGGTGAGCCGCTTCGTGGCGCGCAGACTCGGCGCGGGCGAGACGCACGAGGTCGAGGAAGTCGTCGCGGAGGTCTTCTCCATAGCCTGGCGGCGCCGCGCCGAACTGCCCGAGAACGCGCTGCCCTGGCTGTACGGCGTCGCCCGCAACTGCCTGGCCAACACGGTGCGGGGCCTCGGCCGCTACCGCCGCCTGCTGCACCGCATCGGCCACCACGAGGCCACCCGGCACGGCCAGGTCGTCACCGGACCCGACGCCGACGCGCCCGGCGCCTGGGTGCACGAGGCCCTCGCCCGGCTCTCCCCCGCCGACCAGGAGGCGCTGCGCCTGACCACCTGGGAGGAGCTGGGCGTCGACGACCTGGCCGTCGCCCTCGGCTGTGGCCGGAGCGCCGCCGCGATGCGGCTGCACCGGGCCCGGCGGCGGCTGCGCGCGGAGATCGACCGGATGCGGATGAACGTAACGGCAGGAGACGGCACCCATGACTGA
- a CDS encoding putative quinol monooxygenase — MIFITVKFTVRPERSEDWLDLVDDFTRATRAEPGNIFFEWSRSVDDPHQFVLVEAFRDGEAGREHVESAHFAAAMETMSYAIASTPQIVSTEIPGMDGWGAMGEVSPREA, encoded by the coding sequence ATGATCTTCATCACCGTGAAATTCACCGTCCGCCCCGAGCGCAGCGAGGACTGGCTCGACCTCGTCGACGACTTCACGCGTGCCACCCGTGCCGAACCCGGCAACATCTTCTTCGAGTGGTCCCGCAGCGTCGACGACCCCCACCAGTTCGTCCTGGTGGAGGCCTTCCGCGACGGCGAGGCGGGCCGCGAGCACGTGGAGTCCGCGCACTTCGCCGCCGCGATGGAGACCATGTCGTACGCCATCGCCAGCACCCCCCAGATCGTCAGCACGGAGATCCCCGGCATGGACGGCTGGGGCGCGATGGGCGAGGTCTCGCCGCGCGAGGCCTGA
- a CDS encoding nuclear transport factor 2 family protein, which yields MGTMETDNAPTPDPHAESPTDIAVRYHRAVGAGATGDALAAFFTADAVHRELPNLLFPKGVVRDLPGILEAAEAGRGTLRRQTYDVRNAVACGDKVALEVEWTGELAVPLGALPAGHVLRAHIAAFLDFRDGRISGQRNYDCYEPPA from the coding sequence ATGGGAACCATGGAGACCGACAACGCACCGACGCCGGACCCGCACGCGGAATCCCCCACCGACATCGCCGTCCGCTACCACCGGGCCGTGGGCGCCGGGGCCACGGGCGACGCGCTCGCGGCGTTCTTCACGGCGGACGCGGTCCACCGCGAGCTGCCCAATCTGCTCTTCCCGAAGGGCGTCGTCCGCGATCTGCCGGGCATCCTGGAGGCGGCCGAGGCCGGACGCGGCACGCTGCGCCGCCAGACGTACGACGTCCGCAACGCGGTGGCCTGCGGCGACAAGGTGGCCTTGGAGGTGGAGTGGACCGGCGAACTCGCCGTCCCGCTGGGCGCCTTGCCCGCGGGCCACGTCCTGCGGGCCCACATCGCCGCGTTCCTCGACTTCCGCGACGGCAGGATCAGCGGCCAGCGCAACTACGACTGCTACGAGCCGCCGGCCTGA
- a CDS encoding LLM class flavin-dependent oxidoreductase: MRFSINIPNFGDFADPRVVARVAVAAEQAGWDGLFVWDHVVHDKAVQAGKPFGDPWMLLTAAALATSRLRLGTLVTPVARRRPHQLARQVATLDALSGGRVIFTAGLGGPVDDEYGSFGEPTDPRVLAELLDEGLDLLSRYWSGQSVSHEGPHFQVRDVTLLPATVQRPRPPVWIGGFWPNRPPMRRAARWDGAVPLFQSARHGHVPAVAEVRELVGYLRDHRPYGGGAFDLVLGGATPCEPGAAGEVVAPLRDAGATWWDERQLQSGPDLDRLAPVLRRVEAGPPAL; the protein is encoded by the coding sequence ATGCGCTTCTCGATCAACATTCCGAACTTCGGTGACTTCGCCGACCCGAGGGTGGTCGCGCGCGTCGCCGTCGCCGCCGAACAGGCGGGCTGGGACGGCCTGTTCGTCTGGGACCACGTCGTGCACGACAAGGCCGTGCAGGCGGGCAAGCCCTTCGGCGACCCCTGGATGCTCCTGACGGCCGCCGCGCTCGCCACCTCGCGGCTGCGGCTCGGCACCCTGGTGACGCCGGTGGCCCGCCGCCGCCCCCATCAACTGGCCCGGCAGGTGGCCACCCTGGACGCCCTGTCCGGCGGCCGGGTGATCTTCACCGCCGGGCTCGGCGGGCCCGTCGACGACGAGTACGGCAGCTTCGGCGAGCCCACCGACCCGCGCGTCCTCGCCGAGCTCCTGGACGAGGGCCTCGACCTTCTGAGCCGGTACTGGTCCGGGCAGTCCGTCAGCCACGAGGGCCCGCACTTCCAGGTCCGTGACGTCACCCTGCTCCCCGCCACCGTGCAGCGGCCCCGGCCGCCCGTGTGGATCGGGGGGTTCTGGCCCAACCGGCCCCCGATGCGCAGGGCCGCCCGGTGGGACGGGGCCGTACCGCTCTTCCAGTCCGCTCGGCACGGGCACGTTCCGGCTGTCGCCGAGGTGCGCGAGCTTGTGGGCTACCTTCGGGATCACCGCCCTTACGGGGGCGGGGCCTTCGATCTCGTGCTGGGCGGGGCCACGCCGTGCGAACCCGGTGCCGCGGGGGAGGTGGTCGCGCCCCTGCGGGACGCGGGGGCTACCTGGTGGGACGAGCGGCAGCTCCAGTCGGGCCCTGACCTTGACCGGCTTGCCCCGGTGCTCCGGCGCGTCGAGGCCGGGCCGCCTGCGCTTTAG
- a CDS encoding nuclear transport factor 2 family protein, producing the protein MPAQDVHETAVARYFEAWNATGTEDIRKAVEAAWTQDGTYTDPLADAAGTEALVAVIAAVQKQFPGFEFRRTGELDGHHGLVRFTWELVSGADGSAPVAGSDVAVLAEDGRVRTVYGFLDRLPQA; encoded by the coding sequence ATGCCCGCACAGGACGTTCACGAGACCGCTGTCGCCCGGTACTTCGAGGCCTGGAACGCCACGGGGACCGAGGACATCCGCAAGGCCGTGGAGGCGGCCTGGACGCAGGACGGCACGTACACCGACCCGCTGGCCGACGCGGCCGGGACGGAGGCGCTCGTCGCGGTGATAGCCGCCGTGCAGAAGCAGTTCCCGGGGTTCGAGTTCCGGCGGACGGGCGAGCTCGACGGGCACCACGGCCTCGTCCGGTTCACCTGGGAGCTGGTGTCGGGGGCGGACGGCTCCGCCCCGGTGGCCGGTTCGGACGTGGCGGTGCTCGCGGAGGACGGCCGCGTCCGCACGGTGTACGGCTTCCTGGACCGGCTGCCGCAGGCGTGA